Proteins from a single region of Halalkalibaculum roseum:
- a CDS encoding LytR/AlgR family response regulator transcription factor: protein MDRKIRTVIVDDEPLARKRLESLLKEDKEIELLESCANGQEAIETIEKERPDLVFLDIQMPEINGFEVLQGIDQDKVPLVVFVTAYDEYAIKAFDVHALDYIMKPFKRERFYESLDRAKKALKQDDKAKMSGKIEDLLEYLDESGGPQSRILVKSSGRYFFLKATDIDWIESSGNYVRIHSGGKNYLIRETMKNMEKKLDSDTFFRIHRSTIINVEKVKELEQWFHGDYQVIMYNDHKLTMSRNYKEILEKFS from the coding sequence ATGGATAGAAAAATCAGAACTGTTATAGTGGATGATGAACCTTTGGCCCGTAAACGACTCGAAAGTCTACTTAAAGAAGATAAAGAGATAGAGTTACTGGAATCTTGTGCAAACGGTCAGGAAGCTATTGAAACGATTGAGAAAGAGCGCCCGGATCTGGTTTTCCTTGATATTCAGATGCCCGAAATCAATGGTTTTGAAGTGCTACAGGGTATTGATCAGGATAAGGTACCTTTAGTGGTATTTGTAACCGCATATGATGAGTATGCCATTAAGGCCTTTGATGTACACGCACTGGACTACATCATGAAACCATTTAAGCGAGAGCGGTTTTATGAATCCCTGGATAGGGCAAAGAAAGCTCTTAAACAGGATGACAAAGCCAAAATGAGTGGCAAAATAGAGGACCTGTTGGAATACCTGGATGAGTCAGGCGGGCCGCAATCACGCATTCTTGTAAAATCTTCAGGGCGGTATTTTTTCCTTAAAGCAACGGATATCGATTGGATTGAATCGTCAGGTAACTATGTGCGCATTCATTCCGGTGGCAAAAACTACCTTATACGAGAGACTATGAAAAACATGGAGAAGAAATTGGATTCCGATACCTTCTTCAGAATTCACAGATCCACAATAATCAATGTAGAAAAGGTCAAAGAGCTGGAACAGTGGTTTCACGGGGATTACCAGGTGATCATGTATAACGATCATAAGCTTACGATGAGCAGAAACTATAAAGAGATCCTGGAGAAGTTCAGTTAA
- a CDS encoding GWxTD domain-containing protein: MVATTLILLQLLTLPVQDVALAEPIPPADARTLATHLSEPCPIGTNHFSDIQYETVPLDDFRTNIEQKVCTDPDTKIAFVHNVIESNATDHFTFAQQIYFEVLRETPAHKRFGIIEIEAINTLPLVPEEQKSEWKTKIESKDKSLAHDIAYFWSIRDPVRSTQINERLSEHWQRIAHARKNYTKNTDGLYGTDDRGTIFVRYGKPTIERSGLLSPSNTEIRSKLYDLSFFKGGIDPRELYNLNMSIKQQYMPKYYEVWVYRNIEKKQPLIFIFGESANKGTFGLRKSLEDFIPNGSFNMGISSSWRYDTGPRGLTAGPFLQMALYDRLSTIDIFFGKQLASYEDNWMKYMRGHLNFNSFKMISRSPQAEMALQRLQDRAPESNSTMEERLNLISQHYKSYRFLDEENNPYRKLVLFSNPHNNLISYDAVISQHQKPVYKLTASVDAVNREGRSILIDKQETFLRGDLPGTIATLLSIPKQSATASDSSKAIMISSEVSRIPQLKGEESEADRYILASAVSRIQESSPLNSSSDKIEVSDIIWGYRGKEKTNQIEEFHFIIPPDDRLPQGENLAVYFETYHLNAGTDSLYQYQVEYSIHRKKRRKLRDTGIRLTLNLSSASDRGSENIEIQTADLETGSYRAVFRFLNPEIPGTTEERYIDFQIEDQP; the protein is encoded by the coding sequence ATGGTTGCTACCACCTTAATACTACTTCAGCTCTTAACGCTTCCGGTTCAAGATGTTGCTCTGGCTGAGCCCATTCCACCGGCGGATGCAAGAACATTAGCTACTCATCTATCAGAACCTTGCCCTATCGGTACCAACCACTTTTCTGATATCCAATATGAGACGGTACCTCTTGATGATTTCAGAACAAACATCGAACAAAAGGTATGTACCGATCCTGATACCAAAATTGCATTTGTACATAATGTTATCGAAAGTAATGCTACCGACCATTTCACTTTTGCCCAGCAAATCTATTTTGAAGTCTTGCGGGAGACACCTGCCCACAAAAGGTTCGGAATCATTGAAATAGAGGCTATAAATACATTGCCGCTTGTTCCTGAAGAACAAAAGTCAGAGTGGAAAACTAAGATAGAAAGCAAGGATAAGAGTCTTGCTCACGACATAGCTTATTTTTGGAGCATTCGCGATCCGGTACGTTCTACTCAAATAAATGAGCGGCTATCGGAGCACTGGCAACGTATTGCTCATGCTCGAAAGAACTATACAAAAAATACCGATGGACTTTATGGTACTGACGACCGGGGTACTATTTTCGTTAGATACGGTAAACCAACCATTGAAAGGTCCGGATTACTCTCCCCTTCAAACACAGAGATAAGAAGTAAGCTTTATGACCTTTCCTTTTTCAAGGGTGGAATTGATCCCAGAGAGCTTTACAACCTAAATATGTCGATCAAGCAGCAGTATATGCCCAAGTATTACGAGGTTTGGGTATACAGGAATATTGAAAAGAAACAGCCCCTCATTTTCATTTTCGGTGAATCGGCCAACAAAGGTACTTTTGGACTTAGAAAAAGCCTGGAAGACTTTATTCCCAACGGCTCTTTTAACATGGGCATCAGTTCTTCCTGGCGATATGATACCGGTCCCCGTGGTTTGACGGCCGGTCCTTTTCTGCAGATGGCGCTTTATGATCGCCTGTCGACGATAGATATATTTTTCGGTAAACAGCTTGCCAGCTATGAGGATAACTGGATGAAATATATGCGAGGACACCTGAACTTCAATTCGTTTAAAATGATCAGTCGTTCGCCGCAGGCTGAAATGGCATTGCAACGACTGCAGGATAGGGCCCCGGAATCGAATTCAACTATGGAAGAGAGGTTAAATCTGATTTCACAGCACTATAAATCCTACCGTTTTCTGGATGAAGAAAATAATCCCTATCGAAAGCTTGTTTTGTTCAGTAATCCTCATAATAACTTGATCTCCTACGATGCCGTAATCTCCCAACATCAGAAACCCGTTTACAAACTCACAGCATCTGTAGACGCTGTTAATAGAGAGGGCCGTTCCATCCTGATAGACAAGCAGGAGACTTTTTTAAGAGGTGATCTTCCGGGTACCATAGCCACGCTATTGAGTATTCCGAAACAGAGTGCTACCGCCTCAGACTCATCAAAAGCTATAATGATCAGCAGCGAAGTGTCACGAATACCACAGCTAAAAGGTGAGGAGTCAGAGGCCGACAGGTATATTCTTGCATCTGCAGTGAGCCGTATCCAGGAGAGCAGTCCATTGAACAGCAGCAGTGATAAGATAGAAGTCAGTGATATCATATGGGGATACCGAGGCAAGGAGAAAACAAATCAGATTGAAGAGTTCCATTTTATAATACCGCCTGATGATCGCCTGCCCCAAGGCGAAAACCTTGCCGTATATTTCGAGACTTATCACTTAAATGCAGGAACGGATAGCCTCTACCAATACCAGGTCGAATATTCCATTCATCGCAAAAAAAGGCGTAAACTGAGAGATACCGGAATAAGATTGACCCTCAATTTATCCTCAGCCTCAGATCGGGGAAGTGAAAATATTGAAATTCAAACTGCTGATCTCGAAACAGGGAGCTATCGCGCCGTATTCCGGTTTTTAAATCCTGAAATACCGGGAACTACCGAAGAACGTTACATTGATTTTCAAATTGAAGATCAACCCTGA
- a CDS encoding histidine kinase, translated as MLTTLQEGSDIDFFNIIWFEILCISPWIALTPVIIWLARSYKFEKQSIYSSIGMHFVSMLFLFSVHSLVQSFTVSQFYEVAFSWAYIQRDFLGFIDMRVMLYAGILLGVYTLDFQRKYRAIQLKEPRIKAELNEAKFQALINQIQPDFLMETIEAIKNSLDEGEEASEEILTEFSDLLRIMLSNVKKDEVVLEEDLKAFELYTSILKKRLGQDMLIEKNIEESCNEALVPSFLILIPVFEQIIASIEPSRNIIQKISYNAVLIQGKIHLQVAIKGINLPYPKVPKYLMNTEILKIVDKYQNKYREVDFKTQTGKKRITINLTFPFLPSEEDQEEIAEADDTEIGSLYQ; from the coding sequence ATGCTAACAACCCTCCAAGAAGGGTCGGATATTGATTTCTTCAATATCATATGGTTCGAAATCCTTTGTATTTCACCCTGGATAGCATTAACCCCTGTCATAATATGGCTGGCCCGCAGCTATAAATTTGAAAAGCAGAGCATCTATTCCAGCATAGGGATGCATTTCGTTTCAATGCTATTCCTGTTTAGTGTGCACTCATTGGTCCAGAGCTTCACGGTATCCCAATTTTATGAAGTCGCTTTTAGCTGGGCGTATATTCAAAGAGATTTTCTCGGTTTTATCGATATGCGTGTAATGCTCTATGCGGGAATCCTACTCGGAGTATATACGCTCGATTTTCAGAGAAAATACAGGGCCATACAACTTAAGGAGCCTCGCATTAAAGCCGAACTGAACGAAGCAAAATTTCAGGCACTGATAAATCAGATACAGCCTGATTTTCTGATGGAAACTATTGAAGCCATAAAAAACAGCCTGGATGAAGGCGAGGAAGCCTCCGAGGAGATCTTAACCGAGTTCAGTGACCTGTTGCGAATCATGCTCTCTAACGTTAAAAAGGATGAAGTGGTGCTGGAGGAAGATCTAAAGGCATTTGAGCTATACACGAGTATTCTGAAAAAACGGTTGGGACAGGACATGCTTATTGAGAAAAATATTGAGGAATCCTGTAATGAGGCCCTGGTTCCCTCATTCCTTATTCTAATCCCGGTTTTTGAGCAGATCATTGCCTCTATTGAACCTTCCCGGAATATTATTCAAAAAATAAGCTATAATGCTGTACTCATACAGGGAAAAATTCATTTGCAGGTAGCTATAAAAGGGATAAACCTTCCATATCCGAAAGTGCCCAAATATCTGATGAATACTGAAATCCTCAAGATAGTAGACAAATATCAAAACAAGTACCGAGAGGTTGATTTTAAGACTCAGACGGGAAAAAAACGCATCACTATAAACCTGACATTTCCATTCCTGCCATCAGAAGAGGATCAAGAAGAAATAGCTGAAGCCGATGATACTGAAATCGGCAGTTTATACCAGTGA
- a CDS encoding sensor histidine kinase, with protein MNSLYSKIKQEKLIVAIALTVWLFLVLTTISKSYAYFIRNNEVPDLNFLVVRALFIWGVIALFTPVWIKLARKLFQHDSTVLTFGIHIIMSILIVPVYSVTYRLLMLVLWYDNSWNLESMMASIPTVMVSYGIVGPLSYWLTIGSYYLKKYYDQYKERQLRNMEMQAELASIRLHVLKVQLHPHFLFNTLHNINSLIYEAPEIARRLLNLLKRFLQISIKRVNKQLVPLMDELEFTGTYLAIEKTRFSDRLTINTDIEEDTINALVPSFLLQPLVENAVKHGISKKMQPGILRITSKKSGEYLNLSVEDNGPGINGTSNGSGIGLENIRQRLNQLFTENSFELLRSELGGLKVEIRIPFTTKKQTAVANHG; from the coding sequence ATGAATTCTTTATATAGCAAAATAAAACAGGAGAAACTGATAGTAGCTATCGCCCTTACGGTATGGCTCTTTCTGGTATTGACAACAATCAGCAAATCCTATGCTTATTTTATACGTAATAACGAGGTACCGGATCTGAATTTTCTGGTTGTCAGGGCTTTGTTCATATGGGGGGTGATTGCCCTGTTTACTCCTGTCTGGATCAAATTGGCCAGAAAGCTGTTTCAGCATGATTCAACCGTTCTGACCTTCGGTATTCACATCATAATGAGCATCCTCATTGTACCGGTGTATTCGGTTACATATCGTTTGCTGATGCTCGTTCTTTGGTATGATAACTCATGGAATCTGGAATCCATGATGGCCTCCATTCCTACTGTTATGGTCTCCTATGGAATTGTAGGTCCGTTGTCATACTGGTTGACTATAGGTTCCTACTACCTGAAAAAATACTATGACCAGTATAAAGAGCGACAATTGCGGAATATGGAAATGCAGGCTGAACTGGCTTCTATCAGGCTTCACGTTTTGAAAGTTCAGCTTCATCCGCATTTTCTCTTTAATACGCTTCACAATATAAATTCATTGATTTACGAAGCCCCTGAGATAGCCCGCCGGTTATTGAATCTTCTGAAGCGGTTCTTGCAAATATCCATCAAGCGTGTCAATAAACAGCTGGTTCCGCTGATGGATGAACTCGAATTCACAGGTACCTATTTGGCCATCGAGAAAACACGGTTTAGTGATCGGCTGACTATTAATACAGATATTGAGGAAGATACTATAAATGCCCTGGTCCCCAGTTTCCTACTGCAACCCCTGGTTGAAAATGCAGTTAAGCACGGAATCTCCAAAAAAATGCAGCCCGGGATTCTAAGAATAACGTCCAAAAAATCGGGAGAATACCTGAACCTGTCGGTTGAGGACAACGGTCCCGGCATTAATGGAACGTCAAATGGAAGCGGTATCGGACTTGAAAATATCAGGCAGCGTTTGAACCAGCTTTTTACTGAAAACTCATTTGAGCTTCTTAGATCAGAACTGGGAGGCTTGAAGGTGGAAATCAGAATTCCTTTTACTACCAAAAAGCAAACTGCGGTGGCAAACCATGGATAG